One genomic segment of Coffea arabica cultivar ET-39 chromosome 6e, Coffea Arabica ET-39 HiFi, whole genome shotgun sequence includes these proteins:
- the LOC113694517 gene encoding putative F-box/kelch-repeat protein At1g15680 gives MDSGRESGERVVPESGSGLASRSGFPYIPESVVIELLIRLPMKCVFRCKCVCKQWRSVIDAPSFGLAFVSRIASPSAQPKLWTLLYKCIHADEIHHEHGFFRNLFSNDVGLACLTKSDLPASAQAHGTEAYGILDYIIAMDGNGLLLCGSNCGWHLGRYYILNPITKQYVEIPPSKRPFPYCCVGFISQVKDSVVTSYKVIRLEDGRGKTSILKLDIFSSETGEWRDIDIPLQQVLQLLPLRKMPVVLKEILHFMDRELGILAYDPYKGPHSCRIIELPGDIDREWSKRVDEKTILFDVHRGHLRFFAASNAYNDGLRISMWTLSDYDEGHWLLEHRISLSELACDISFPDSPYLVPITFHPFDSDTVYLGYGRSILSYDFLSQQLRELDNNVTLQTDNVTLKKDIHWYLVYRFALPLWPVSIQASTIKV, from the coding sequence CTTATATTCCAGAATCGGTTGTGATTGAATTGCTCATCCGTTTGCCAATGAAGTGTGTCTTTAGATGCAAGTGCGTCTGCAAACAATGGCGCTCCGTGATTGACGCTCCTTCCTTTGGACTTGCTTTTGTTTCAAGAATTGCATCACCATCAGCACAACCAAAACTCTGGACTCTTCTCTATAAATGTATACATGCGGATGAAATTCATCATGAGCACGGGTTTTTCAGGAATTTGTTTTCAAATGATGTTGGTTTAGCCTGTCTTACTAAGTCTGATCTTCCTGCTTCCGCACAGGCACATGGAACTGAGGCATACGGAATACTTGATTACATTATTGCCATGGACGGTAATGGGCTATTGTTATGTGGCTCAAATTGCGGGTGGCATTTAGGTCGCTATTATATTCTAAATCCCATCACTAAGCAGTATGTTGAAATTCCGCCATCAAAGCGTCCCTTTCCCTATTGCTGTGTAGGGTTCATCAGCCAGGTGAAAGATAGTGTTGTCACTAGTTACAAAGTAATACGACTTGAAGATGGTAGGGGAAAAACCAGCATCCTCAAGCTTGATATATTCTCTTCTGAAACTGGTGAATGGAGGGATATTGATATTCCTCTTCAGCAAGTACTTCAACTTTTGCCTCTCAGGAAGATGCCTGTTGTTTTAAAAGAaatattgcattttatggatagGGAGCTTGGGATTTTAGCTTACGATCCATATAAAGGTCCTCATTCTTGTCGGATTATAGAACTTCCGGGGGATATAGACAGAGAATGGAGCAAACGGGTTGATGAAAAAACTATACTGTTTGATGTTCATCGTGGCCATTTGAGATTTTTTGCAGCATCTAATGCTTATAATGATGGATTGAGGATAAGTATGTGGACACTCAGTGACTATGACGAAGGGCATTGGTTATTGGAGCACCGTATCAGCCTAAGTGAACTTGCATGTGATATTTCATTTCCTGATTCGCCATATTTGGTGCCAATTACTTTCCACCCAtttgattctgatactgtgTATCTCGGGTATGGTAGAAGTATTCTCTCCTATGATTTCCTAAGTCAACAATTGCGAGAGCTGGATAATAATGTTACTTTACAAACAGATAATGTTACCTTAAAAAAGGATATCCACTGGTATTTGGTCTACCGCTTCGCACTTCCCCTGTGGCCAGTCTCGATTCAGGCATCTACAATCAAAGTCTAG